GCCCCCTTAGGCTCGCAACTGGCTGTGCCAGGATCGGTGCGGTGTGAAGCCGGGGCACTCAGCCAATTTTACCCTCTGTATGCTGATCAGGTGAGTTGTGTCCCACATTATTTGTGTTCATTCCTTTCGCCACGGGACGGGCAAGTCCAGTCTGACAGCAAACTTGGCGGTTTGTTTAGCCCGTCAAGGGCAGCGGGTGGGGATTATCGATACGGATTTTCAAGCCCCTGGTATCCATACCCTGTTTGATGTCGATCCCGATCACCTCGATCCAGCCCTCAATTATTATCTGTGGGGTGATGTCAATCCTGATGAAGCCGTCCACCCCACGGATCTCTGGCTGACGGTTGGTGATGGTCAGATTATCTTGATGGGGGGAGGAATTTATTTAGTACCCACCAGCCTCAAGTTGTCGGAAATGACCCGTCTCCTGCATCAGGGATATGATGTGGTCCGGCTGCAACAGGGCATTCTGGATTTGATGAACCGGCTGCGCCTGGATTTGCTCCTCATTGACTCTCATCCAGCCTGGGATGAGGGCGCTTTAGCCACGATGGGGATGGTTGATATTGCTATCGTACTCATGTGCCTCGATCGTCAGGATTTCCAAGGTACTGCTGTTACCCTGGATATTACTGCGAATCTGGAAGTCCCCCATACTCTCCTGGTTGTTAACCAGGTGCTCTCCAGTTACGACCCGCAGATGGTTCGGGAGCAAATTATGGCGACTTACAACATCGCCGATGTTACGCTGTTACCCCTATCGCTCAAGATGGCCTTAATGGGGGGGCAAGGCATTTTCTGCCTCAAATACCCCCAGGATGAGCTAGCCCAAACGATCGCGGGCATTGCCCAAACGGTACTAACCCTGATCCAGGGACAGCCGCCTAAATTTAAGTACGCGCCGCTTCCCAGCACCGCCACTGGAACCAGGCCCCCCGTGAAATCAGGTTTACGCATGGTGGATCTGCTGGAGATGCCCCCTAAGCAACGCCGGTTAGTGCGTTGGTTGATGCGCCGCCCCCAAGCTAGCTTTACCGAGATTGCGACCTATGCAGCCCAAACCTGGCAGCAAAGTGAAGCCGAAGTCCAGACCCTGCTGGATACCTTGCGACAACAGCAATACCTCACCACCCGCGGGGAGGGAACTCGGCAGATTTACCAAGTGAACTTAGCCCCCAAACCCGGCCAGTCGGCAATTATAAACACTTGGTCGAAACTCGAAGCAGAATAATATAGTCATTTCAATTGAGACTGAAACAGCCCCCTCACTCCCAACCCCTCTCCCACAGGGGGAGAGGAGCTTAGACATCTCTTTCTAATCTGAAATCACTATACTAGCGTGGAGGTTTGGTCTGTGTTTGGCTCTGGCTCTTGAGACGCTCAAAGCTGAGGGCAACCACGCCAAGCGTCACTAGGATGACCCCCAGAAATTGCAAACGTTGTAAGGTTTCCCCAATTAAGATCAGTGCCAAGAGGGCCGTAAAGGCAGGCCCGGTTGCACCGACGATCGCCGATCGCGCTGCCCCGGCCATCCGGATACCAAAATTGTTAGAGAGATACCCAGCTAACGTCGTCAGCGCCAGCAACAAGACCCCGATCGCTAAATGCGGCCACTGGTTGCTATTGACCCGAACCGCCCAGGTATTGGGCAGGGGAACCAGCGCCAGAATCAACCCACTACAGAAGAAAATGGTGGCGAATTGGACCAGGGTTACTGCCACCGCATTCAGCCTGCGGGTACTGCTCTGGGTATAGATGACAAAAAAGGCAAAGGCAACCCCCGACCCGATCGCGGCTGCTAGTCCGATTCCTGACAAGCTATTGGCACCAGTTCTTCCCCCTGATAAAGCAATCATGCCCACCCCCAGCAAGACGATAGCCGTAATTCCTAACCGGAATAACGTCGGGCGATCGCCAAAGAAAGCCCAGGACAGGAAAAGGGTCACAATTGGGTAGATAAAAAAGATGGTAATCGCAATTCCCGTCGGAATTTGCCCTAGGGCGATATAAATGAACAATTGTGACAGGAACAAACAAAAGCCACTGCCGAACACATTTCGTTGTAAGGTGCGATCGCGCGCCGTTAAAAATTGCCGCAGATCTCGCCAAACGTGGGGATAGAACCCCCGTGCTAGCAGGGCCAGTACCGGCAGCACCAGCACCACCCGCAGGAAGAGAATTAACAGCGAATTCCCAAAGCTGGGTGAAATCACTCCCCCCCACTGGAACCATCCCAACACCAATTGCGGTTTGAGAATCACCCGTAGGACCACATTCTGTAAGGACAGGAAAAACGACGAGAGCAGAATCAACACCAGTCCCACCTGGACCGGAGAGAGACGTTGGGGCGCGGGAACCGCCGGGGGCGGCGCCGCCCGTTCTGACCTTTCCGGCACAGTTGCTGGCGGCTCGGTGGCCGCCGGGGATAACGGCGGATCAGGCCGGGGTGGATAACTACGAGACGAGAAGGGGGGCGGGGGGGGTGCTGTCCAATCGATCGGGGCACGATTCTCCAGCGGCGAGGTGGCGTGAACACGGGGGAGCGCCGCTAATCGCTGGTCCTCTAGGGGGGCAAACCGGGAACTGGTGGGGAGCTTGGCTACCTCTTCCTCCAGTACTGCCTTGAGACGGTTGACCAAGGCTGTGAGAATGGCTTCCCCCTGTTGCTCTAGGTTGTGCATCCGGCTCAGTTGCTGCGATAGCGCACTCTGGTAGCTACTAAGGTCCTGCTCTAGGGATTGAAACGTGGTGTTGAGGGTGGCATCGAGAGACGCAATCATTTGATAGGCTCGCTCGCTATACCCATTACTGTGGGCGGGAGTGGCTGACGCTTGGGCGGTAGCTGTGGTTTGGGCAGCCAACTGGTGGAGTTCTTCGCTCAGACGATGCTGGAGGTGAGCCGCGATCACCTGGGCCAGTTTTTTGGCCCACTGTTGCTGTCGGAGTAATTCCTGGCGGCTAAACGCTTGCTGGTGCTCGGCCCGGAGGGTCTCAATTTCACGGACGAGGCGTTCCTTCTCCTGTTGCAGCCATTGAATATCCTGGGCCAATTGGGCTACCAGGCTTTCCTGCAATTTTTGCAGTTCTTGTGTCATGGCATTTAAGGCGGTATCTGCTGCCCGTGCCGCCGCCGGACCCGACAGACCACCGCTCCCACTTCCCAATCGCTGATTGGATTGCGCCATTAGAGTTTGCCCCCCTCAGACTGCCCTACATCATAAGTAAAAAATTCCAAAAGGGCCGCATCGCTAAAAATGTTTTCAATCTTACTTGCCGATCGCGGCAGCAACGGCCAGCGCCCCCCTCGGTTGGCCCGCAAAGTTCGATTCAAGCGTTAGACTAACGACAAATTAAGGTTTAAGTACGCATGGAGTCGAATGAAATTTCATACGGTTGAGACGGCTCCCCAGGACTGGCGTGGGGATGGGCTGGCGATTGGACTATGGCAAACGGCGACGACCGAGGATCAAGACCCCCCGATCGCCCTTGCCAACGAATGGGCGGCCCTGGATACCCAGTTCAACGGTGCCCTGACAGAATTGATCACGGAGATGGAATTTAAGGCCAAAGCCGGGAGTACGATCGTCACCCGACTGGGAGGCAACGCCCCCATCCGTAAGCTTATCCTGGTGGGGATGGGTAAGGTAGCGGATCTCACCCTGGATTGGGTCCGGCGTGCTGCTGCGGCTGTGGCCCGTTTAGCCAGGAAAGAACGCTGCAAAACCCTTGCCCTGTGCCTGCCCTTAGGGGATCTGAACCCCAGTCTGGCAGTCCAAGCCATGACCGAGGGGATCGAACTAGCCCTGTATCAGGATCTCCGTTTTAAATCCGAACCAGAGAAGGTGCCATCGCCGGAGCGCATTGACTTTCTGGGCTATGGGGATCAACTGGCCGCGATCGCCCGTGCCCAGGCCATTTGCGCCGGGGTACAACTGGCACGGGAACTCGTGGCCGCCCCGGCCAATGTCGTCACCCCCCTTACCCTCGCTCAGACCGCCCAGGAAATTGCAGAAACGGCTGGCTGGCAAGTCGAAGTGTTGGGTAAAGCCGAATGTGAGCAACTTGGCATGGGGGCTTACCTAGGGGTGGCCCAGGCCTCAGACCTTCCTCCCCAATTCATCCATTTGAGCTATCAACCGTCCGGGACCCCTCGCCGTAAACTGGCCATTATTGGCAAGGGCCTCACCTTTGATTCCGGTGGCCTCAACATTAAGGGGGCCGGCAGTGGCATTGAAATGATGAAAATCGATATGGCCGGCGCTGGGGCCATGTTGGGGGCAGCCAAGGCCCTCAGCCTGCTCAATCCGCCCGACGTTGAACTGCATTTCATCAGCCCGGCTACCGAAAATATGATCAGCGGCCATGCCCTTCACCCAGGCGACGTGGTGACCGCCTCCAATGGCAAAACGATCGAAGTCAACAATACCGATGCCGAAGGTCGCCTTACCCTGGCCGATGCCCTGGTCTTTGCTGAAAAATTGGGCGTGGATGCGATCGTCGATCTGGCGACCCTCACCGGAGCCTGTGTGATTGCCCTGGGGGATCAGATGGCTGGGTTATGGAGTTCCGATGCGGCCCTGAGTGAAGCCTTGCAGCAAGCGGCGACCCAAGCCGGGGAGAAACTCTGGCCCATGCCCCTAGAGGAAAAATACTTCGAGGGCATGAAATCCCAGATCGCTGATATGAAAAATACTGGCCCTCGCAACGCGGGTGCGATCACCGCAGCCCTCTTCCTCAAGCAATTTGTCAAAGACACCCCCTGGGCGCACCTGGATATTGCGGGTCCCGCCTGGTTGGAGAAGGAGGATGGCTACAACAGTGCGGGCGCGACGGGATTTGGGGTGCGCACCCTGGTCAATTGGGTCCTGAGCTAGGGATAGCAGGGACGGGGAGGCACTCCTTCGTCCCCCGCGATTAGTCCCCGACAGCCCCCGCAGATCCCACTCACGTTAATGTCAAGAAAGGTAAACCTGCGGGGGAACTAGACAGAACCAAGGGGGGACTCAGTAGAATGTGCGTAATATGATGAGGGGACTGGGCGATCGCTGGCGTGTTATCGGTGCCTGTGGGTGTGATCACAGCCTAGCCAGCCCCAGAGCCTTATCGTTAACGGTTAGCCGTCCCTACGGCCCATCGAAACATATCGGAACACTTAAACACCTGTGAGCTTAAAAAAAACCAATCGCGATCTTCCCCAAATCAACGAGCGCATTCGCTTTCGCGAAATTCGAGTCATCGATACGGATGGCGGTCAACTCGGCATCATGACGCCCGCCGAAGCCCTACGCATGGCGGAGGAAAAGGACCTGGACCTTGTGTTACTGAGTGACAAGGCCGAGCCACCGGTTTGCCGGATCATGGACTACGGTAAGTATAAATTCGAGCAAGAGAAGAAGGCCCGCGAGGCCAAGAAGAAACAACACGCTGCCGAAGTCAAGGAAGTCAAGATGCGCTACAAGATCGAAGAGCACGACTACAATGTGCGCATCAATCAGGCGGAACGTTTCCTCAAATCGGGTGATAAAGTCAAAGCCACGGTTACCTTTCGCGGTCGGGAAATTCAGCACGCTGACTTGGCGGAAGACCTCCTGAAGCGGATGGCGACAGACCTGCAGGAGATTGCGGAAGTGCAGCAATCCCCCAAGCGGGAGGGTCGCAATATGATGATGCTCCTGTCGCCGAAGAAGTAAGCCCTTGGGTTGATGACGCCCGCGTGCCAGCCGCCCTCAAGCGAGGGCGAGCACCCGGTATTGGGCGCCCGTTTCAAAAATGCGCGTGCCACCCCCCTCGGCGATCGTTTGGCGGAGGGCCACCGGATCGGTCACCGCCACCCCCGCCAGATAGGCAATGCCCATGTCGGCGAAGTCAGGTAACCAGGGCACCGTCGGTCCCATCAACACAATCTTGGCCCCCTGGGACAGTTCCACCAAGCGGGGAAAGGTCTTATTCGCGATCGAGGTAGCCGTGAGGAACACCCAATCAGCCTCTGGCAAGACATATTCACAGGCCGGGTCGGGCAGATCCGCTGCCCCCGGTTGCCGTTCAATCACGGTCAGTGCCGCTGCCTGCTCGTACTGAGCTAAACCAGGATAGCGACCAATCACCACCACCCGCTGCCCCCGTATCTGGGGCAAAAAATACTCAAAAACGGCTAAATTCGCCGGCCCGGTGGGGACGAGAGGTTGGGCTTGAGCGACCAGGGGAGAGGTCGCATTGATGGCCGCATTAATCGCCGCCAGACCCACAGTAGCTTGGTAGCTATCCCAGGCCCACACCCACGGAGCCACATCGGCTAAGGTTCGCTGTGTCAATGTTCCTGACCAAGGCAGGGTGCGAGTGGGTATCCCAGGACTCATGCATAACCCCACGCCTTCCGCCCGACACAGCGTCCAAGTTAAACCAATAATGACCTCCTGGATACGGGCAGGGGTGCGACTTGCGGCTAAGAGGCGATCGTAAAGGGTGCGCGGGTGCCGTTTCATGGTCTCGTTTGGTCTCGTTTGGTTTTATTGCGTTACACCTTGATTTCGTTACACCAGATGTGACGGACTCTATCATTTCCCTCAGCATTTCCCTCAGCGAAGCTCTGCTCAGCGGCAGCCACGGTCATACCCTACGTCAGACGATTGCCCGCCCATAACCAACCTGCATCCACTAGCCCCCGG
This DNA window, taken from Trichothermofontia sichuanensis B231, encodes the following:
- a CDS encoding MinD/ParA family ATP-binding protein yields the protein MSHIICVHSFRHGTGKSSLTANLAVCLARQGQRVGIIDTDFQAPGIHTLFDVDPDHLDPALNYYLWGDVNPDEAVHPTDLWLTVGDGQIILMGGGIYLVPTSLKLSEMTRLLHQGYDVVRLQQGILDLMNRLRLDLLLIDSHPAWDEGALATMGMVDIAIVLMCLDRQDFQGTAVTLDITANLEVPHTLLVVNQVLSSYDPQMVREQIMATYNIADVTLLPLSLKMALMGGQGIFCLKYPQDELAQTIAGIAQTVLTLIQGQPPKFKYAPLPSTATGTRPPVKSGLRMVDLLEMPPKQRRLVRWLMRRPQASFTEIATYAAQTWQQSEAEVQTLLDTLRQQQYLTTRGEGTRQIYQVNLAPKPGQSAIINTWSKLEAE
- a CDS encoding DMT family transporter, whose translation is MAQSNQRLGSGSGGLSGPAAARAADTALNAMTQELQKLQESLVAQLAQDIQWLQQEKERLVREIETLRAEHQQAFSRQELLRQQQWAKKLAQVIAAHLQHRLSEELHQLAAQTTATAQASATPAHSNGYSERAYQMIASLDATLNTTFQSLEQDLSSYQSALSQQLSRMHNLEQQGEAILTALVNRLKAVLEEEVAKLPTSSRFAPLEDQRLAALPRVHATSPLENRAPIDWTAPPPPPFSSRSYPPRPDPPLSPAATEPPATVPERSERAAPPPAVPAPQRLSPVQVGLVLILLSSFFLSLQNVVLRVILKPQLVLGWFQWGGVISPSFGNSLLILFLRVVLVLPVLALLARGFYPHVWRDLRQFLTARDRTLQRNVFGSGFCLFLSQLFIYIALGQIPTGIAITIFFIYPIVTLFLSWAFFGDRPTLFRLGITAIVLLGVGMIALSGGRTGANSLSGIGLAAAIGSGVAFAFFVIYTQSSTRRLNAVAVTLVQFATIFFCSGLILALVPLPNTWAVRVNSNQWPHLAIGVLLLALTTLAGYLSNNFGIRMAGAARSAIVGATGPAFTALLALILIGETLQRLQFLGVILVTLGVVALSFERLKSQSQTQTKPPR
- a CDS encoding leucyl aminopeptidase; this translates as MKFHTVETAPQDWRGDGLAIGLWQTATTEDQDPPIALANEWAALDTQFNGALTELITEMEFKAKAGSTIVTRLGGNAPIRKLILVGMGKVADLTLDWVRRAAAAVARLARKERCKTLALCLPLGDLNPSLAVQAMTEGIELALYQDLRFKSEPEKVPSPERIDFLGYGDQLAAIARAQAICAGVQLARELVAAPANVVTPLTLAQTAQEIAETAGWQVEVLGKAECEQLGMGAYLGVAQASDLPPQFIHLSYQPSGTPRRKLAIIGKGLTFDSGGLNIKGAGSGIEMMKIDMAGAGAMLGAAKALSLLNPPDVELHFISPATENMISGHALHPGDVVTASNGKTIEVNNTDAEGRLTLADALVFAEKLGVDAIVDLATLTGACVIALGDQMAGLWSSDAALSEALQQAATQAGEKLWPMPLEEKYFEGMKSQIADMKNTGPRNAGAITAALFLKQFVKDTPWAHLDIAGPAWLEKEDGYNSAGATGFGVRTLVNWVLS
- the infC gene encoding translation initiation factor IF-3, with translation MSLKKTNRDLPQINERIRFREIRVIDTDGGQLGIMTPAEALRMAEEKDLDLVLLSDKAEPPVCRIMDYGKYKFEQEKKAREAKKKQHAAEVKEVKMRYKIEEHDYNVRINQAERFLKSGDKVKATVTFRGREIQHADLAEDLLKRMATDLQEIAEVQQSPKREGRNMMMLLSPKK
- a CDS encoding DUF364 domain-containing protein, whose translation is MKRHPRTLYDRLLAASRTPARIQEVIIGLTWTLCRAEGVGLCMSPGIPTRTLPWSGTLTQRTLADVAPWVWAWDSYQATVGLAAINAAINATSPLVAQAQPLVPTGPANLAVFEYFLPQIRGQRVVVIGRYPGLAQYEQAAALTVIERQPGAADLPDPACEYVLPEADWVFLTATSIANKTFPRLVELSQGAKIVLMGPTVPWLPDFADMGIAYLAGVAVTDPVALRQTIAEGGGTRIFETGAQYRVLALA